The following are encoded in a window of Deltaproteobacteria bacterium genomic DNA:
- a CDS encoding DUF368 domain-containing protein: protein MKKQVQTPSRRTFRTYFLLGLKGFCMGAADVVPGVSGGTIAFITGIYEELLKSIRTFDLRFIRLLFSRRPGEALAHTGWKFLLVLGAGILTAVFTLAKILAWLLLTHPTLIWSFFFGLVLASAWTVAGHLDSWRSAQVLWMLLGATGAYRLVGMIPVSTPDTPWFLFLSGSIAICAMILPGISGSFILVLLGKYEYILRAVNHRDLLTLVLVGMGAATGLVTFVRLLNWLLKKHRNPTLAVLTGFMLGSLRKVWPWKKTLSTMTDPHGKTILFSQGNILPPHWDSEVAYAVGLALVGFLLVLSLHRLAGKKQPPP from the coding sequence ATGAAAAAACAGGTACAAACCCCTTCACGCCGAACCTTCCGGACCTATTTCCTTCTTGGGCTGAAAGGTTTCTGCATGGGTGCCGCCGATGTGGTCCCCGGTGTTTCGGGTGGGACCATCGCCTTCATTACGGGTATCTACGAGGAATTACTGAAATCCATCCGCACCTTCGATCTCCGCTTCATCCGGCTGCTCTTCTCCAGGAGACCCGGCGAGGCCCTGGCCCATACGGGCTGGAAGTTTCTCCTCGTGCTCGGCGCGGGGATCCTAACCGCCGTGTTCACCCTGGCCAAGATCCTGGCCTGGCTGCTCCTCACCCATCCAACCCTGATATGGTCCTTCTTTTTCGGGCTGGTCCTGGCATCGGCATGGACCGTAGCGGGGCACCTTGATTCCTGGCGTTCCGCTCAGGTGCTTTGGATGTTACTGGGGGCGACCGGGGCCTACCGGCTGGTTGGAATGATCCCCGTATCCACCCCGGATACCCCCTGGTTCCTGTTCCTCAGCGGATCCATAGCCATCTGCGCAATGATATTGCCCGGCATCTCCGGATCCTTCATCCTGGTCCTCCTGGGAAAATACGAGTACATTCTCCGGGCCGTTAATCACCGGGACCTCCTGACCCTCGTACTGGTAGGGATGGGGGCTGCGACCGGCCTCGTCACCTTTGTCCGTCTTTTAAACTGGCTTCTCAAAAAACACCGAAATCCCACCCTGGCCGTCCTTACAGGCTTCATGCTCGGCTCCCTTCGAAAGGTTTGGCCCTGGAAAAAGACCCTTTCCACCATGACGGATCCCCACGGAAAAACCATCCTTTTCTCCCAAGGAAACATCCTCCCTCCCCACTGGGATTCCGAAGTGGCCTATGCCGTCGGCCTGGCCCTTGTAGGTTTTCTCCTCGTCCTTTCCCTTCATCGACTGGCGGGCAAAAAACAACCTCCCCCGTGA